GTGCGTATCCTCCCATTACAGAACCAGGGACTCTCCACGATGATGCGTCCCCGCTCGCCGAAAATCACGACCTGATTTTCAGCACTCATTTGCACCGCGCAGGTGCAGCGGGCCAAGACATCTCCCTCAAAGCGCAGTACGGCTGTCGTCCACATGTCCACCTTGGTCTGCATGTCGAGGTGACCCACAGCTTTCAATTCCAACGGCTCCGCAAACAGTCGTCCTTGCGCACGCCCTGCAATCAAACGCGCAAACGACATCGGATAGCAGCCCACATCTAAAATGCCGCCGCCCCCCAGCGCTTTATCCTGCAATCGGGACTCCGGGCACTCGCCGGCATTAAAACAAAAAGTCGCATCAATCATCCGCACCTTGCCGATCACGCCCGACTCCACCAAGTCCACCACTCGCTGCGTTTGCGGATGATGACGATACATGAAGGCCTCTCGCAACAAACAGCGCTTCTCCTTCGCCACCTTCACCGCATGCTTTGCCTCCCGCAAGTTCATGGTGAGCGGCTTTTCGCACAGCACATGCTTGCCCGCATAAGCACAATGCGCGATCCACGCTGCATGCTGAGGGTGAATCGTAGCGATATAGACCGCATCCACTTCCGGATCCGCCAATAACGCCTCATAAGAACCATAAGCACCCGCCGCACCATGCTCCGCAGCAAAGGCCTGCGCCCGCTCTGCATCCCGTGCGGCCACCGCATGCAATTCACTCCCCG
The nucleotide sequence above comes from Coraliomargarita algicola. Encoded proteins:
- a CDS encoding Gfo/Idh/MocA family oxidoreductase; its protein translation is MKRVRWGILGCGKIAHSFAKALQKVAGSELHAVAARDAERAQAFAAEHGAAGAYGSYEALLADPEVDAVYIATIHPQHAAWIAHCAYAGKHVLCEKPLTMNLREAKHAVKVAKEKRCLLREAFMYRHHPQTQRVVDLVESGVIGKVRMIDATFCFNAGECPESRLQDKALGGGGILDVGCYPMSFARLIAGRAQGRLFAEPLELKAVGHLDMQTKVDMWTTAVLRFEGDVLARCTCAVQMSAENQVVIFGERGRIIVESPWFCNGRIRTVLDDDQADEVIEPMLGRDLYAYEIESFAGELRGQAIGARAVGMRLDDSLGNMKALDWWRAEIGLAYEADR